One Armatimonadota bacterium genomic window carries:
- a CDS encoding phosphoenolpyruvate carboxykinase (GTP) — translation MIRNKEAARWVDEMAALCKPDKVVWIDGSEQEKQRLTQEALETGELYKLNEKELPGCVLHRTAENDVARTEHLTFICSRKEEDAGPTNNWMDPQEAYSKVGEMFDGSMKGRTMYVIPFIMGTAGSPFRKIGIELTDSIYVVLNMRIMTRMGQVAIDDLGENEEFTKCLHSKGELDINRRYILHFPEDNTIWSYGSGYGGNVLLGKKCLSLRIASYMGLHEGWMAEHMLIVGIQSPDGEINYIAAAFPSACGKTNLAMLIPPESMPGYRVWTVGDDIAWIRIGPDGRLWAVNPEAGFFGVAPGTSMKTNPNAMLTAKKNSVFTNVLLTPEDTVWWEGMDDTPPEEGIDWRGQPWTPASDGKGAHPNARFTAPASQCPVISPEWENPQGVPLSAILFGGRRAKLAPLVYESFNWQHGTFVGATMASETTAAATGAVGVVRRDPMAMLPFCGYNMGKYFKHWLDMGQKISRPPKIFHVNWYKKDEDGEFLWPGFGENLRAIEWIIKRCKGEADAKETPIGYVPTVDALNLDGLDISREVMDKLLEVDCDAWLGELGGMQKFFDQFGYDLPEEFMDEQQELSKRLGRCEAKITA, via the coding sequence ATGATCCGCAACAAAGAAGCTGCAAGATGGGTCGACGAGATGGCTGCTTTATGCAAGCCGGATAAAGTCGTCTGGATCGATGGATCGGAGCAGGAGAAGCAGCGACTGACGCAGGAGGCGCTTGAAACAGGCGAACTCTATAAGCTCAACGAAAAGGAGTTGCCCGGGTGCGTGCTGCACCGCACCGCCGAGAATGATGTCGCCCGCACAGAGCACCTTACATTTATTTGCTCCCGCAAAGAAGAAGACGCAGGCCCGACCAACAACTGGATGGACCCGCAGGAGGCTTATTCCAAGGTCGGGGAGATGTTCGACGGCTCAATGAAGGGCCGCACGATGTATGTCATCCCGTTTATTATGGGCACTGCCGGTTCACCGTTCCGCAAAATCGGGATCGAGCTGACCGACAGCATCTACGTGGTCCTCAACATGCGCATCATGACCCGCATGGGTCAGGTCGCAATCGATGACCTTGGTGAAAATGAAGAGTTTACAAAATGCCTGCACTCAAAAGGCGAGCTTGATATAAACAGACGCTATATACTGCACTTCCCGGAAGATAACACCATCTGGAGCTACGGCTCGGGATATGGCGGCAACGTCCTGCTGGGCAAAAAGTGCCTGTCATTGAGGATCGCCAGCTATATGGGGCTGCATGAGGGCTGGATGGCCGAGCATATGCTCATCGTCGGGATTCAAAGCCCGGACGGTGAGATCAACTATATCGCGGCGGCGTTTCCGAGCGCTTGCGGCAAGACAAACCTGGCAATGCTCATCCCGCCGGAGAGCATGCCCGGCTACAGAGTTTGGACGGTCGGCGACGACATCGCCTGGATCAGGATCGGCCCTGACGGACGGCTGTGGGCGGTAAACCCCGAGGCCGGTTTCTTTGGAGTGGCTCCCGGCACGAGCATGAAGACAAATCCGAACGCCATGCTTACGGCAAAGAAAAATTCCGTTTTTACGAACGTCCTGCTCACACCGGAAGACACTGTCTGGTGGGAGGGAATGGACGATACCCCGCCTGAAGAGGGGATCGACTGGCGAGGCCAGCCATGGACCCCGGCAAGTGACGGCAAAGGCGCTCACCCGAATGCCCGGTTTACGGCTCCGGCATCACAGTGCCCTGTGATCTCGCCGGAGTGGGAGAACCCGCAGGGAGTGCCGCTGTCGGCAATTCTCTTTGGCGGCAGACGCGCCAAGCTGGCCCCATTGGTATATGAATCGTTCAACTGGCAGCACGGCACGTTTGTCGGCGCGACCATGGCCAGTGAGACCACAGCAGCCGCGACCGGCGCAGTCGGGGTAGTTCGTCGCGACCCGATGGCTATGCTGCCGTTCTGCGGATATAACATGGGCAAATATTTTAAGCATTGGCTTGATATGGGCCAAAAGATTTCGCGCCCGCCCAAAATATTCCATGTCAACTGGTATAAGAAAGATGAAGACGGAGAATTTCTCTGGCCCGGCTTTGGCGAGAATCTGCGGGCAATCGAGTGGATTATCAAACGCTGCAAAGGTGAGGCTGATGCAAAGGAAACACCTATTGGGTACGTTCCGACTGTGGATGCGCTGAATCTCGATGGTCTGGATATTTCCCGCGAGGTCATGGACAAACTGCTCGAGGTAGATTGTGACGCATGGCTTGGAGAGCTCGGCGGAATGCAGAAGTTCTTCGATCAGTTCGGTTATGATCTGCCGGAAGAGTTCATGGATGAGCAGCAGGAACTCAGCAAAAGATTGGGACGCTGTGAAGCTAAGATAACTGCTTAG
- a CDS encoding STAS domain-containing protein, which translates to MDAEVIKDTQVIVRVSGDVELPNVDKLRKAIESAAMASSKGFVIDMSDVHYIDSAGISALVFAYRRVCPSGGRLALVIADKNVRRIVTLTHLHTLPGISLHEDVNEAKIALKAELAGR; encoded by the coding sequence ATGGACGCTGAAGTAATAAAAGACACACAGGTAATCGTTCGTGTGAGCGGAGATGTTGAGCTGCCGAATGTCGACAAGCTGAGAAAAGCAATCGAGAGCGCCGCTATGGCATCTTCCAAAGGCTTCGTGATCGACATGAGCGACGTCCATTATATAGACAGCGCGGGTATTTCTGCGCTGGTCTTTGCGTATCGACGTGTGTGCCCGTCCGGCGGCAGACTGGCGCTTGTTATTGCCGACAAAAATGTCCGCAGAATCGTAACCCTCACCCATCTTCATACTCTGCCGGGCATATCTTTGCACGAGGATGTTAATGAGGCTAAGATTGCTCTCAAAGCTGAGCTAGCCGGTCGCTAG